A window of the Desulfurellaceae bacterium genome harbors these coding sequences:
- a CDS encoding MFS transporter, whose amino-acid sequence MAWPVRYRLVGLLASGSMINYADRVNISVAAPVMMLALGWDEARFGLIFSAFLIGYTLLQIPGGMLADRWNTCRVLAVACIGFSVFTALTPLGALAFGLMLAIRFSVGLFEAVSFPSYAALASRWFPRHEYGRALTVSLSGAHLGQALAYPVTTWIVLSFSWPAVFYFNAVLGGVWLLVWLLFATNSPAEHPRISQAEREEIEASLAERPQTGGSLRTVLRSPQVLWLSFGYLCMVYGLWMVILWLPTYLVHARGFSMQTMGWLGMLPTVAGFVGAISGGTLSDVLLRRGFSKRFARARAPALCTLLGVPMIVAAALVPWAAVSVVCITLYMYLANLGGGACWAVPLELDAKQTGTISGVMNGAGNFAGIFGPMSAGFLVAATGDWSLPFLVIAGVLLIAALVLYFLVVPEPIELAEQGARG is encoded by the coding sequence ATGGCTTGGCCCGTTCGCTACCGGCTGGTTGGACTGCTGGCCAGCGGCAGCATGATCAACTATGCCGACCGGGTCAATATCTCAGTCGCCGCTCCGGTCATGATGCTCGCGCTGGGCTGGGACGAAGCCCGCTTCGGTCTGATATTTTCGGCCTTTCTCATCGGCTACACGCTGTTGCAGATTCCCGGCGGCATGTTGGCCGACCGCTGGAACACCTGCCGGGTGCTGGCCGTGGCGTGCATCGGCTTTTCCGTGTTCACCGCTCTGACGCCGCTCGGCGCGCTGGCCTTTGGGTTGATGCTGGCCATCCGCTTCAGCGTTGGCCTGTTCGAGGCGGTCAGTTTCCCGTCCTACGCCGCGCTAGCCTCGCGCTGGTTTCCGCGCCACGAGTACGGCCGGGCGCTGACCGTGAGCCTGTCCGGCGCCCACCTGGGACAGGCCCTGGCCTATCCGGTCACCACCTGGATCGTGCTGAGCTTTTCCTGGCCGGCGGTCTTTTACTTTAACGCCGTGCTGGGCGGCGTGTGGCTGCTGGTGTGGCTGCTGTTTGCGACCAACAGCCCGGCCGAGCACCCACGGATCAGCCAAGCCGAGCGCGAGGAGATTGAGGCCAGTCTGGCCGAGCGTCCCCAGACCGGCGGCTCGCTGCGCACGGTGCTGCGGTCTCCCCAGGTGCTGTGGCTGTCGTTCGGCTATCTGTGCATGGTCTACGGCCTGTGGATGGTGATCCTGTGGCTGCCGACCTATCTGGTACACGCGCGCGGCTTTTCCATGCAGACCATGGGCTGGCTGGGTATGCTGCCGACGGTGGCCGGTTTTGTCGGAGCGATCAGCGGCGGGACGCTCTCGGATGTCCTGCTGCGGCGCGGTTTCAGCAAGCGCTTTGCCCGAGCCCGGGCGCCGGCGCTGTGTACCCTGCTGGGCGTGCCGATGATTGTGGCCGCCGCGCTGGTGCCGTGGGCGGCGGTGTCGGTCGTGTGTATCACCCTGTACATGTATCTGGCCAACCTGGGTGGCGGCGCCTGCTGGGCGGTGCCGCTCGAGCTGGACGCCAAACAGACCGGGACAATTTCCGGAGTGATGAATGGGGCGGGCAATTTTGCCGGTATCTTCGGACCGATGAGCGCCGGCTTTCTGGTGGCGGCGACCGGAGACTGGTCGCTGCCGTTTCTGGTCATTGCCGGGGTGTTGTTGATCGCGGCCCTGGTATTGTATTTTCTGGTTGTTCCGGAACCGATTGAGCTGGCCGAGCAGGGCGCACGGGGATAG
- a CDS encoding DUF4325 domain-containing protein, with translation MPGTRERGRAIRHFILGQVDSNRKGIAHLTATHFNISRQAVNKHLHRLVREGLLTVEGTTRNRGYALAVLDQKSIFVPLTSTTAEDHVWREKIAPLLSDLPRRARDIWQYGFTEMLNNAIDHSSGTSVHVTIERTALSVKMDLMDDGEGIFRKIQRELNLFDERHSVLELAKGKLTTDPDHHTGEGIFFTSRIFDEFYIRSGEVFFSHQNPKDEDWILEAPARPGTAVFLTLSNATERTTKEVFDEFASGEDYGFSKTVVPVGLVRYGDEALISRSQAKRLLTRFERFRTVILDFEGIEQIGQGFADEVFRVFAQEHPDIELVPIKANAQVRAMIGRVSSGR, from the coding sequence ATGCCAGGGACACGGGAGAGAGGCCGAGCAATTCGGCACTTCATTCTTGGGCAAGTTGACTCGAATCGTAAGGGTATCGCTCACCTGACCGCCACCCATTTCAATATCTCTCGTCAAGCCGTCAATAAACATCTCCACCGTCTTGTGAGAGAGGGACTCCTGACTGTCGAGGGAACGACCCGCAACCGTGGCTACGCGCTGGCGGTCCTGGATCAAAAGTCCATATTTGTTCCATTAACCAGCACGACAGCAGAGGATCACGTATGGCGGGAGAAGATTGCACCTCTGCTCTCAGACCTCCCTCGGAGGGCCAGAGATATTTGGCAGTATGGCTTTACGGAAATGCTGAACAACGCGATTGACCACTCTTCGGGCACGAGCGTGCACGTCACCATTGAGCGGACAGCCCTGTCAGTCAAAATGGATCTCATGGACGACGGAGAAGGCATCTTCCGCAAGATTCAGAGAGAGTTGAACTTGTTTGACGAACGACACTCCGTGCTCGAATTAGCGAAGGGGAAGCTGACGACGGACCCCGACCACCACACGGGTGAAGGGATTTTCTTTACCTCACGGATATTTGACGAGTTTTACATTCGCTCTGGTGAGGTTTTCTTCTCGCACCAAAATCCCAAAGACGAAGATTGGATTTTAGAAGCACCGGCAAGACCGGGAACAGCGGTCTTCCTGACGTTAAGCAATGCTACCGAGAGGACAACCAAAGAGGTCTTCGACGAATTTGCCTCGGGCGAAGACTACGGGTTTTCAAAGACCGTTGTTCCTGTCGGCTTGGTTCGGTACGGAGACGAAGCGTTAATATCGCGCTCGCAGGCTAAACGTTTGTTGACACGATTTGAGCGGTTCCGCACTGTCATTTTAGATTTTGAAGGCATCGAGCAGATTGGGCAGGGATTTGCTGACGAAGTGTTTCGAGTCTTCGCACAGGAGCATCCGGACATTGAACTCGTGCCAATCAAGGCAAACGCTCAAGTCCGAGCCATGATCGGGCGGGTAAGCAGCGGGCGATAA